From Juglans regia cultivar Chandler chromosome 8, Walnut 2.0, whole genome shotgun sequence, the proteins below share one genomic window:
- the LOC108984647 gene encoding aspartic proteinase-like: MGHKYLPLAFCLWALTCSLLPTYSNGLVRIGLKKRRLDLESIKTARRVREEKSREGLRGMPHYMRSSDEAIVTLKNYFGAQYFGQIGIGTPPQNFTVIFDTGSSNLWVPSSKCLFSIACYFHSRYRSSRSRTYKKNGKSCEIKYGSGSVAGFFSQDSVKVADLIVKNQVFIEATQEGSLTFVLAKFDGILGLGFQEISVGNAVPAWYNMVQQGHVKEEVFSFWLNRDPDAKEGGELVFGGVDPKHFKGDHTYVPVTKKGYWQFEIGDFLLGGHSTGVCEGGCAAIVDSGTSLLVGPTPIVTEINHAIGAQGIVSAECKQVVTQYGDSIWDLLVTGVLPDKVCSQLGLCLYDGAQYVSSGIETVIEKGKRNGSLPADELLCTACETAVIWIHNQLRQKGTKEKVLKYVNDLCEKLPSPAGESVIECDSIWERPNIAFTIANKTFNLAPEQCILRTGEGLATVCISGFMALDIPPPGGPLWILGDVFMGAYHTVFDFGNLRLGFAESA, encoded by the exons ATGGGACATAAGTATCTTCCTCTGGCTTTCTGTTTATGGGCTTTGACATGTTCACTTCTTCCTACTTATTCTAATGGCCTTGTGAGGATTGGCTTGAAGAAGCGACGCCTGGATCTTGAAAGTATCAAAACCGCCAGAAGGGTGAGAGAAGAGAAATCAAGAGAGGGCTTACGAGGCATGCCTCATTATATGCGTAGTTCAGATGAAGCTATAGTAACTCTGAAGAACTATTTCGGTGCTCAATATTTCGGACAAATTGGAATTGGCACGCCCCCTCAGAATTTCACTGTCATATTTGATACCGGCAGCTCCAATCTATGGGTTCCATCATCAAAATGCTTATTTTCT ATTGCTTGCTATTTCCATTCTAGGTACAGGTCAAGCCGGTCCAGAACATATAAAAAGAATG GAAAATcttgtgaaataaaatatgGATCTGGATCAGTTGCTGGTTTCTTCAGTCAAGACAGTGTTAAAGTTGCAGATCTTATTGTCAAGAATCAA GTTTTCATTGAGGCTACGCAAGAAGGCAGTCTCACATTTGTGTTAGCGAAGTTTGATGGGATACTTGGACTTGGGTTTCAGGAAATTTCAGTTGGGAATGCTGTGCCAGCGTG GTACAATATGGTGCAGCAAGGTCATGTAAAGGAGGAGGTTTTCTCATTCTGGCTTAACCGGGATCCGGATGCAAAAGAGGGAGGTGAACTTGTCTTTGGTGGTGTTGATCCAAAGCACTTTAAAGGAGACCACACCTATGTTCCAGTCACTAAAAAGGGTTATTGGCAg TTTGAAATTGGAGATTTCCTCCTTGGGGGCCATTCCACAG GTGTCTGCGAGGGGGGCTGTGCTGCTATCGTGGATTCAGGAACTTCCTTACTTGTTGGTCCAACT CCTATTGTTACTGAAATAAACCACGCCATTGGGGCCCAAGGAATCGTGAGTGCAGAATGCAAGCAAGTTGTAACACAGTATGGAGACTCAATTTGGGATCTCCTAGTAACTGGG GTATTACCCGACAAGGTATGTTCACAGCTTGGTTTATGTCTTTATGACGGGGCACAGTACGTAAG CTCTGGAATTGAGACAGTGATTGAGAAGGGAAAAAGGAATGGATCATTGCCTGCGGATGAACTCTTGTGCACTGCTTGTGAGACGGCTGTTATTTGGATCCACAACCAGCTAAGACAAAAGGGAACAAAGGAGAAAGTACTCAAATACGTGAATGAT CTGTGCGAGAAACTGCCAAGTCCAGCAGGAGAATCAGTAATAGAATGCGATAGCATTTGGGAGAGGCCAAATATTGCATTTACCATCGCCAACAAAACTTTCAATCTCGCTCCGGAACAG TGTATTCTAAGAACTGGAGAGGGCCTTGCTACCGTCTGCATCAGTGGATTTATGGCTCTAGATATCCCTCCTCCAGGGGGTCCACTCTG GATTCTTGGAGATGTATTCATGGGGGCTTACCACACAGTTTTTGATTTCGGTAATCTTCGACTGGGTTTTGCTGAATCTGCTTAA
- the LOC108984644 gene encoding putative receptor protein kinase ZmPK1, whose translation MDISTFFLLFLLQTPLSSSKALDILKGSSLSVGKPNSEKLVSASGEFSAGFFPVGDNAFCFSIWLTISSVPTVVWMANRDDPVERGSAISISKDGKLILRNSFRTIIWTTKTAALTTSQTSQLQLQLLNTGNLVLQDNSDNGVIWQSFDSPTDTLLPRQTLTGVSSLVSKSRQGDYSSGYYTLSFDNDNVLRLLFQDPTISSLYWPDPSFTDPAEADRSRYNNSRAAVVDASGYFWSSDYFEFRATDFPLVLHRRLTLDTDGNLRLYSLQKMNETWDWVVTWQAFSDPCRIHGICGPNSLCSYNHASGRSCSCLRGFKIKDPTDWSNGCVPEFNLSCNQSDESSFVQLAHIEFYGSDSDFLPNVTLQSCKKECLRRCNCKGFQFKFSTDENGVGVYNCYPKYLLANGRRSPGFEGDLYLRLPKAGLVYNKTPDKVQRLGCLHKPVTQPRKTYENKTVKLVLWVATIMGGVEVTCIFLVFVFLSRTSKNSDPAAQAYLLTTRFKRFTFSELKRATQGFRELIGQGAGGAVYKGVLPDQRVAAIKRLNDATQGEAEFLAEVNTVGRLNHMNLIEIWGYCAVGKHRLLVYEYMELGSLAENLSSNTLDWEKRFEIAVGTAKGLAYLHEECLEWVLHCDVKPQNILLDSNYQPKIADFGLSKLRNRGEVDRSSFSKMRGTRGYMAPEWVYNLPITSKVDVYSYGVVVLEMVTGKSPSGMHSSESRGAREDKRLVTLVREEIMNKKEASRESLIEEIVEPSMAGKYMATMELLVKVALQCVAEDKDDRPTMKQVVEMLLSHKVD comes from the coding sequence ATGGATATCTCAAcgttctttcttctttttctcctgcAAACTCCTCTATCTTCGTCTAAAGCGCTTGACATTCTCAAAGGCTCATCTCTATCTGTCGGGAAACCAAATAGCGAGAAGTTAGTTTCAGCGAGTGGTGAATTCTCTGCAGGGTTTTTCCCCGTTGGGGATAACGCTTTCTGCTTTTCCATATGGTTAACAATATCCTCGGTTCCCACCGTCGTTTGGATGGCAAACCGAGACGATCCCGTTGAAAGAGGTTCGGCAATCTCAATTTCAAAAGATGGCAAGCTTATCCTCAGAAACTCTTTTCGTACCATCATTTGGACCACTAAAACAGCAGCCTTGACCACATCACAAACCTCCCAATTGCAGCTACAGCTCCTAAACACAGGCAATCTCGTTCTTCAAGATAACTCTGATAATGGTGTCATCTGGCAAAGCTTTGATTCACCTACAGATACTCTTCTTCCACGACAAACACTAACCGGGGTTTCAAGCCTCGTGTCAAAGTCACGCCAAGGTGACTATTCTTCTGGCTACTACACACTCTCTTTCGACAATGATAATGTCCTCCGCCTGCTTTTCCAAGATCCGACGATATCCAGTCTCTACTGGCCTGATCCATCGTTTACTGACCCTGCAGAAGCCGACAGGTCTAGGTACAACAATAGTAGAGCTGCGGTAGTAGACGCGTCAGGCTATTTCTGGTCATCTGACTATTTTGAATTCCGAGCAACAGATTTTCCTCTGGTATTGCACAGACGACTGACTCTTGATACCGACGGCAACCTGCGATTATACAGCCTGCAAAAGATGAATGAGACTTGGGATTGGGTTGTAACATGGCAAGCATTCTCTGATCCATGCAGGATTCATGGAATCTGTGGACCTAATAGTCTGTGTAGTTATAATCATGCTTCGGGTCGGAGCTGCTCCTGCTTGCGGGGATTCAAGATCAAAGATCCGACTGACTGGTCTAATGGGTGCGTACCAGAATTCAATCTTTCTTGCAATCAAAGTGATGAGTCTAGCTTTGTCCAACTTGCTCATATCGAGTTCTATGGTTCTGATTCAGACTTCCTACCTAATGTTACCTTACAAAGCTGCAAAAAAGAATGCCTGAGACGGTGTAATTGCAAAGGTTTCCAGTTTAAATTCAGCACAGATGAGAATGGTGTGGGTGTCTATAATTGTTACCCGAAGTATCTTCTAGCCAACGGACGACGTTCACCCGGTTTCGAAGGAGATTTGTATCTAAGGCTACCCAAAGCTGGTCTTGTTTATAACAAGACGCCTGATAAAGTACAAAGGTTAGGGTGTTTACACAAACCAGTTACGCAACCAAGAAAAACTTACGAAAACAAGACGGTGAAGCTTGTGCTTTGGGTTGCCACCATCATGGGTGGTGTAGAGGTTACTTGCATTTTCCTAGTGTTTGTTTTCTTGTCAAGGACTAGTAAAAATTCTGATCCAGCTGCACAAGCATACCTCCTGACAACTAGATTCAAAAGATTCACCTTCTCTGAGCTGAAAAGGGCGACGCAGGGTTTCAGGGAACTGATTGGACAAGGAGCAGGAGGGGCAGTATACAAAGGAGTGCTACCTGATCAGCGGGTAGCTGCAATCAAGCGCCTCAACGATGCCACCCAAGGAGAAGCAGAATTCCTTGCAGAAGTAAACACCGTTGGGAGGCTTAATCACATGAACTTGATCGAGATCTGGGGATACTGTGCAGTGGGGAAGCACCGGCTTCTAGTGTACGAGTACATGGAGCTTGGATCATTGGCGGAAAATCTTAGTTCAAATACACTTGATTGGGAAAAAAGGTTTGAAATTGCAGTGGGCACAGCGAAAGGCCTAGCTTATTTGCACGAAGAGTGCCTAGAATGGGTTTTACATTGCGATGTGAAGCCTCAGAACATACTTCTGGACTCAAACTATCAACCAAAGATAGCAGATTTTGGCCTGTCTAAACTACGAAATAGAGGTGAGGTTGATCGTTCAAGCTTCTCTAAGATGAGAGGAACCAGAGGTTACATGGCTCCTGAATGGGTTTACAATCTTCCCATCACTTCTAAAGTGGATGTCTATAGCTATGGAGTCGTTGTGTTGGAAATGGTTACTGGAAAGAGCCCCTCAGGTATGCATAGCTCTGAAAGCAGAGGAGCGAGAGAGGATAAGAGACTAGTCACGTTAGTGAGGGAGGAAATCATGAATAAAAAAGAGGCTTCAAGGGAGTCATTGATTGAAGAAATCGTAGAACCCAGCATGGCTGGAAAATATATGGCTACGATGGAACTTCTGGTTAAAGTGGCTTTACAGTGCGTGGCCGAAGACAAGGATGATAGACCCACCATGAAGCAGGTTGTAGAGATGCTGCTGTCGCACAAGGTTGATTAA